Genomic DNA from Thermus amyloliquefaciens:
TACACCTGGGCCCGGGAAAGGACATCCCCCCCCTGGCGCACCACGGGGACAAAGGCCGGGTAGAGGGCATCGTCCTGCCGCAGGTCCCGTACCACCCCACTCGCCCGGGCCGTGGGCCCCACGAAGCCCAAGGCCAGCGCCTCCACCCGCCGCACCACCCCCACGTAGCGCATGCGGTCCAGGACCTGGGGGTGCTTAAGAAGCCGGGGCAACAGCCAAGCCAGCTCCCTTTTGTACCGGGAGAGGGCCTCGAGGTCCGGCCCACCCTCCCGCCACACCCCCCCCACCCGGATGAAGTTGCGGCCGTAGCGGTGGCCGGTCAGGCGGTCTATCTCCCCTTGGAGCAGGGCCCGCACCCGACCCACCTGGGTGGCCCCATAGGCATAGCCGATATCGGTGAAAAGGCCCGCCAGGCGGCCCAGGTGACCGAAAGCCCGCTCCAGCTCCAAGGCCGCCCGACGCAGGTACCGCGCGCGGGGAGGCACCTCAACCCCTAGCGCCCCCTCCCAAGCCTCCGCAAAGGCCAGGGCGTGGGCCACAGGCTCGCTCCCCGCCCGCTCGGCCAGGAGCAGGGCCGCCTCCGGACCCTTTCCCGGCATGATCCCGAGGAGGCCCCGGTGCTGGTAGCCCAGGCGGATCTCCAGGTTAAGGATCCGCTCCCCAAGGACGCTAAAGCGAAAGTGGCCGGGCTCAATGATCCCTGCATGCACCGGCCCCACCGGCACCTCGTGCAGATGGGGAAACTCCCGGAAGGCATAGGCAAGGTCGTGCCGCCTTAAAGGCTTTAGCCCGGAATGCCCCACCAACTGCCAACCCCTTTCCCAAAGGGCCCGTTCAAACCAATCCAGGGCGGGAAACTCCGAGGCCAGGCTGGGCAAACGCCTCCCCTGGCCCAGGGGAAAGGCCTCGAGGCCCCGCTGGCGCTCCACCAGCAAAAGCGCCCCCTCGCCGTAGGGGAAATAGGCCACGGGCCTGCCCTCCTGCAGGGCCTCCTTCACAGCCTCCACAGCACCACCTCCAGCGCCTTAAACACCCCCACCGGGGGAAAGACCCCAAGAAGAAGCAGCAGAAAAAGCAAAAGCCAAAGCAGCCAAAGGTCCCATCCCCTTCCCCCTATGGGCTTGCCCTGGCCAAACCCCATCTGGGCCATGGGATAAAGGAGGCCCGCAAAGGCCAGCCCGAGCCCCACCAGATAGCTAACCCCCAGCCAGGGCCATTGCATGGCCACCTCCACCGCCTTGAACTCGGCGAAAAACAGGGGAAAGGGCGGAAGCCCCCCCAGGGCCGCCAGGGAGAGGACGAAGGGCACCCCTAAGGCAGGGGTATGCAGGACCAAGCCCCCTACCCGCCCCACCTCCTTGGCATGGCTTAGGGCCAGAATCCCACTGGCTCCCAAAAACGCCAAGGTCTTGCTCAAAGAGTGGGCCAGGGTGTGAAAAAGGGCAAGCCAGGGAAGGCCCAGGCCCAGGGCAAACACAGCAAGGCCCATGTGCTCCATGCTGGAATAGGCCAGAAGCCTCTTGTACTCCTTTTGGCCAAATAGGAAAAGGGCGGCAAACACCAGGCTCAATAACCCGAAGGCCAAAAGGAGGCCAGAGGCAAAGGGGAAAAGCCCCGCCGCCTGCATGAGGGCGGTGTAGCGCAACAGGGCGTAAAAGGCCACGTTGAGCAGGGTTCCCGAAAGAAGCGCAGAGGCCGGCCCCGGGGCCTCGGCATGGGCATCCGGGAGCCAGGCCTGCATGGGGAAAAGCCCCACCTTGGTACCGAAGCCCACCAGGAGGAGGGCGAAGGCCACCTTAAGCCCCTCGGGATTGGCCGTCGCCACCAGGGACCGGACTTCCCCCCAGTCCAAGGTGGCCCCACCCACCAGGGCGTACACCAGGATGACCCCGATGAGCCCCATGGCGATGCCCACACTGCCCAGCATGAGGTATTTCCAGGTGGCCTCGAGGGCCCTTGCCCCGCCCTTGTGGTAGACCAGAAGGGCCGAGGCCAGGGTGCTGCCCTCCACAAACACCCAAAGCATCCCCAGGTTGTGGGCCAGGTAAGCCCCGTGGGCCGAGGCCAGGAAAAGGGCACCCGCCCAATAGAACCGCCAGGCCTCCTCCCGGGGAAAGTAGCCCCGGGCAAACAGGGCCACCAACCCGTAGATCAGGTCCGTCAGGAGGAGGTAAAAGAGCCCTACCCCATCCAATCGGAAAGGGCCCGCCGCCCTGCCCAGGAGGAAAGGGGCAAGGAGCAAGCTCAGAACGGGAACCAAAACGGAAAGCCGCACCAGCAGGGGGGTTTCCCTGCGGGCCAAGAAGACCAACAAGGGCAAGAAAACCAGAAGGTACAGCACCCCTACCCCCTTAAGGAACGCATCCTCGCCGTGTCCACGTGCCCCATCTCACCCTTGATGCGGAAGATAAGGATCCCCGCCAAGAACACGGCGGCAAAAGCATCCAAGGCCACCCCCAACTCCACGAAAAGGGGAAGGCCGTGGCTCTCCGAAAGGGCCATGAGGAAAACCCCATTCTCTAGCGCCAGAAAACCCAAAACCTGGCTGATCGCCTTTTTTCGGCTCACCATGGAAAGAATCCCCAAAAGGACCAGGGCCAAGGCCACGGGCACCCCCTGGGGCAAGGGAGCCTCGGGGAGGACAAAGGCCTCGCCCACCCGGAAGGCCAAGGCGGTGAGAAGCCCCGCCAAAAGGAGGGAGAGGGAAACGGACAAGTACCCCTCCACCTCGTGGCTCACCTCGAGGCGGTCTACAAGCCAGAACAGGTACCAGGGTATCAGGACCCCCTTCACGGCGAAGAGGGCTAGGCCCGCCAAGATGAAGTGCGCCTCACCTCCCGCAAGCTCAAAGGAAACCAAGGCCAAGAGGATGTTCTGCAGGGCGTAGAGCCGGATGATGGCGTCCAGGCTACGGCGGCTCACCATCAGGAAGCCTGTGGCCAGAACGGCTAAGACCAAGGTTAGAAGCGCCATATCGCCCCCAAAAGCGCCAACACCCCGAAAAGGGTGTTGTAGGAGAGAAAGTCGGGAAGCCGGAGGTAGCGAAGCTTTACCCCGTAGGTCTCCAGGTAAGCCAGCGCCAAGATCCAGGCCCCCACCACCCCCAGGAAGACCAGGGGCTTAGGCCCCGGCAACAACAAGGACATCAAGCCGGCGTAAAAGAGCATCTTCAGCGAGCCGGCCAGCTCGTACAAGGCCAGAAGGGGCCCGCTATGGTCCAGGAGCTGGGCCTCGTGGATCATGGTGAGCTCCAGGTGCGTGGTGGGGTCGTCCACCGGCATCCTGGCTCCCTCGGCCAGGAGGGCCAGGGCCAAGGAGGCCAGGGCCAGCAGCAACACCAAGCTGTTTTCCACCCCAAGTTGGGGCAGGCCGCTCAGGGAAAACCCCTCCCCCAGAAGGACCACCCCCGCCAAGGCCATGAGGGTGCCCGGTTCCGCTAACACCGTGACCACACCCTCCCGGTAACTTCCCTGGGCTCCAAAAGCGCTACCCGCATCCAAAGCGGCCAACATTTGAAAAAAGCGGCCCAAGCCCAGCAGGTAGAGGGCGAGGAGAAAATCCCCTTTAAAGGCCAAACCGGGAAGCACGGGCAACAAGGCCAAGGCGCCCAGGGCCCCCAGTAGGGCCATGATGGGCCCGAGGAGGAAAAGGGGGGTGGTGGGGTAAGGCGCCACCCAGACCTTACGCCCGAGCTTGGCCAGGTTCCGGTATTCCAGGAGGGGGCTGGGCCCCTGCCGATGGGTAAGCCTGGCCTTCAACCACTTGAGGGTTCCCGAGAAGAGGGGAGCCAAAAGGAGGGCCAAGAGTGCCGTCATAGCAAAACCACCCCCAGCACCACCACCAGGGCAAGGAGCTGCAGGAGAAGGTAAAGGTGCAGGCTTCCCGACTGAAGGGTCTGCACCAAGGCCGCAAGCCGGCCATAGGCCCGCCCCAGGAGGGCGTATACCCCGGCCAGGGGTTCCTCCAAGCGGGGGTACTCCCCCACCCGGAGGCGAAGAAAGGGGAAAAGGCGCAAGGCCGGTTCGGCAAAACCCAGGCCGTTGGGTTGCATCCTGGGGGTCAGGGGCTGGAAGCCGCAGTCCCAGGTGCCGTAGGCCCGATGGGGCATCCGCTGAACCCCACGGTAGAATGCACCGGCCAAAAGGCCAAGGAGGACCAAGAGAAGCCCGTTGGGGTAGGTGGGGACCCTCAGGGGGTCCAACACCACCCCAGGGGCCAAGGCCAAAAGGAGGAGAAGCCCTGCCAAGGTGCCAAGCCCCAGGCGCATCCCCTTGGTCCAAAAGAGCCCCGCCTCGCCTCGAGGCAACCCCAAAAAGGCCAGCCCGAAAAGGCGCACGTAAAAGTAAAGGGCCAAGGCCCCCACCAAAGCCAAGGCCCCGGCGGCCAAGGGCACCAAGAAAGTCCCCTGCAAAAAGCCTTGGTAAAGCTGCCACTCCGCCAGAAAAACCGGACCCGGAGGCAGGCCCGCCCCCACCCCCATGCCCCACAAGGCCAGGGCTCCAAGCTCAGGGGCCTTGCGGAAAAGCCCACCCAGGTGGGAAATTCGCCGCTCCTCCAGGGCGCCTGCCCCCAGGAAAAGAAGCCCTTTGAACAGGGCATGGGCCACCTGGTGGAGGAAGAAGGCCCCCAAGAGCAAGGGGGAAGGCTTAAGAAAATACGCCCCCAAAGCGGAAAGCATGAGGCCCAGGTTTTCCACGCTGGAATAGGCCAAAGCCCCCTTCAGGTCCTCCTCCCCCAGACCCCGCACCAGGGCATACACCGCGCCCAAAAGCCCCAAAAGAACCAAGGCCCATCCCACCCAAGGCGGGGGTGGACCAAACCAGTACTGGGACTGGTACAACCCCAGAAGGCCCAGTTTGGTCATGGCCCCAGAAAGCAGGGCCGAGACCGGGCTGATGGCCACCGGGTGGGCTTGGGGCAACCAGGCGTGAAAGGGGAAGAGGGCCGCCTTCACCCCAAAGCCCAAAAGAAGCCCCGCCCAGACCCAATCGGTCCCCAGGTATCCGTGCCCCAGGAAGGCCAGGTAAAGCCCAATGCCGGAAAGCCGGCTCGCCAGGAAAAAGGCCCGGGCCCCCACCAGGGCGCCCGGCCCCTCGAGGGCGATCAGCAGGTAGCCCAAAAGGGCCATCCCCTCCCACAAGAAGAGGAAGCCGAACCCTGGGGAGGCCAGGGCCACCCCCGCCATGGTCGCCAGGAAAAGGGGAAAAAGAAGGCCATAGAGGTGCGCCTTACGGGGGTGATGGGCTAGATAGGGGGGAAGGTAGGGAACCAGGCCCAGGGTCAGGGCTCCCAGGAGGAGGAGGTAGAGGTAAGGAGCGCCCCATCCCCAAGCCCAACCCACCCCCCCAGCGCCACCCACGCCAGGCCCGCCAAACCCAGGGAGAGGGAAAGCCCCCCAAAACGCCAGGGGGTTGCAGCGAAAACCAGGGCCAAGCCCAAGGGCAAGAAGGTCCAAAGGGGGCTCATGCTTCCTCCCTTAGGGAGTCCAGGCGCTCCCTCTCCGCCTCGAGGTGGCGTTCAAAGATCCGCCGCCCCAGGTCCAAGAAGGCGTAGACCTCCGGATCCCGGGTGCGGTAGTAGACCATCTGCCCCTCCCGCCTGGCCTCCACCAAGCCCCGCTCCCGGAGCAGGGCAAGCTGCCTAGAGAGCAAGGACTGCTCCACCCCAAGCTCCCGCTGGAGGGCGGACACGCTCCTTTCGCCTTCCCTTAAAGCGTCCAGGATGGCCAGGCGTAAGGGATGGGCCAGGGCCTTGAAAAAGGCGGCCTTATAGCGGTGTAGGGCGCTTGGCATACACCTCCTTTTGTACATATGCCAAAAGCAACATATGGCCATGTTAGGCCTCGAGGCCGTCCCCGTCAAGCCCCAAGGTGGTACCATGGGCCCTCAGGCTATGCCCCGCTTCCGCCTCCTCTTCCGGGCTCCTTCGCCAGGGGAACACCTCCTTCCCCTACCCCAGGATCTTCCCGGCCAAACCATCTCCGACCTCTCCCTATCCCGGCGCGCGGAAGCCCTCCATGAGACCGGGGGTAACCTATTGGCCCGCTTTTCCCTAAAGGCGGGAGAGGCGGTGGAGGTCCGCTTTCACCTCCACACCCATCCCCTGAAACCCACCCCCTCCTGGCAGAAGGAGCTCCTTCGCGAGCCCCCCGAGGCCTGGCCGGGAATCCTGGCCCACAAGGGGCACAAGGTGGAAACGGCCTTGGGCTTCCTCCTTTCCGGAAGACCCCACACCTGGTTCCTGGTGGACGGCCTCCCCCTGGACCCCTTCATGTACCAGGCCCTTCAGGAACTCCCAGGCCGCCTCCTTCCCCTGGGCGTGGCCCCCCACCCCCACACCTACCTGGGGGGCCACGAGGGCAAAAGGCTTCTGCTCCTCAAGGCTCCCTGGCCAGGGGAGGAAACCCTTCCCTGGGATGCGCTCCATCCCCTCTCCCGAGACCCCCTGCCCTTCCTCCGGGGCCTGGCCTTCACCGCCCTGGGCCTTTCCGCCTTGGGGCTCCCCACCGGCCCCTGGCCTTACCTCCCCTACCTGGGGCTTCTTGCCTGGCGGCAGGGCCCTGCCCTAAGGGCCCTTTTCCTGCACTCCCCCCGCCACGCCCTGGAAAGCCTCTTGTTCCACGCCTTTGCCCTCAGCGTGACGGAAAACCCCAGGCCGGAAATCGGCCTGGGGTACCTGGCGCTTTTCCTTTGGAACCGGCTCAGGCCCTACGCCGCAACTCCGAGAGAATCTCCCGAAGAAGCTTGACCTCCTCCGGGGGCTCAGGGGGTGGGGGCGGGGCCGCCTCCTCGGCCTTTTTACGCCGCTTCTCCAGCTCCTGCATGGGCGCCACCACCAGGAAGTAAAGCGCCGCTCCCACCACCAGGAAGTTCACCACCGCATTGATGAACTTCCCCAGGGCGATGGGCCCCAGCTTGATGGCGGAGAAATCCGGCGCCCCCCCCAAGGCCCCGATCAAGGGGGTCAGCACATCCGCCACCAAGGAGTTCACCACCTGGCCAAAGGCCCCGCCGATGATCACGGCCACCGCCAGGTCCACCACGTTGCCCCGCAGGAGGAAATCCCTAAAACCCTTCAACATACGCACCTCCGTACACGTCTTTAAATGCCAGATTGGGTCCACTTCCCGGACCAAGAACCAGGCTACATCCTCCCCATGAAAACCCTGTGAAAAAACCCGGGCTTGAAGAAGCCCTCTTGCGGTCCCTGGACCCAAAAAAGCCCTGGAGCCCCGCCCTTCCTTTGGCGGCAACCGCCAAGGCTTCCAAAGCCCAAAGCCAAGGCGGTATATAATGCCTGCGAACCCCCGATGGGCCAAGGTCAGCCCGAAGGGCTGCATTGCGGGCTCAAAGCGCGGGGCCTAGGAGGTAAAGCATGGCCAAGGTTAGGCTGGAGCACGTTTGGAAGCGCTTCGGCAAGGTGGTGGCGGTCAAGGACTTCAACCTGGAGACCGAGGACGGGGAGTTCGTGGTCTTCGTGGGGCCCTCGGGCTGCGGCAAGACCACCACCCTGCGCATGATCGCTGGCCTCGAGGAGGTCTCCGAGGGCCACATCTACATCGGCGATCGCCTGGTGAACGACGTGCCCCCCAAGGACCGGGACATCGCCATGGTCTTCCAAAACTACGCCCTCTACCCCCACATGAACGTCTATGAGAACATGGCCTTCGGCCTGCGCCTGAGGCGCTACCCCAAGGACGAAATCGACCGGCGGGTGAAGGAGGCCGCCCGCATCCTCAAGATCGAGCACCTCCTGAACCGTAAGCCCCGGGAGCTTTCCGGCGGCCAGCGCCAGCGCGTGGCCATGGGCCGGGCCATCGTGCGCGAGCCCAAGGTCTTCCTCATGGACGAACCCCTTTCCAACCTGGACGCCAAGCTCCGGGTGGAGATGCGCGCCGAGATCGCCAAGCTGCAAAGGCGGCTTGGGGTCACCACCATCTACGTGACCCACGACCAGGTGGAGGCCATGACCTTGGGCCACCGCATCGTGGTCATGAAGGACGGGGAGGTCCAGCAGGTGGACACCCCCCTAAACCTCTACGACTTCCCCGTCAACCGCTTCGTGGCGGGCTTCATCGGAAGCCCCGCCATGAACTTCATCCGGGCCGGGGTGGAGGTGCAAGGGGATAAGGTGTACCTGGCGGCCCCGGGTTTCCGGATCCGGGCCAACCCCGTCCTGGCCCAGGCCCTAAGGCCCCACGGGGGCAAGGAGGTCTGGATGGGCATCCGCCCCGAGCACCTGGGCCTGAAGGGCTACACGGTGATTCCCGAGGAGGAGAACGTCATCCGGGGCGAGGTGGAGGTGGCCGAGCCCCTGGGTGCGGAGACGGAGATCCACGTGAGCGTGGACGGCACGGTGTTGGTGGCCAAGGTGGACGGCCACGCCCCCGTCAAGCCCGGGGGGGCTTGCCTTGCAAGCCCTCTTGAGTTATGCATTTCCCGAGATGGGCAAGCGCGGTTTCGTCCGAAGGGAACCGAGGCCCAAGGAAGTCCTGGAGCTCTGCCTGTACCTGGCCCAAGAGGTGGCCCCACCCACCCCCAAAGGCCACCGCGGCAGACCCTGGCGCTACACCCATGCCCTGTACCTGGCCCTCCTCCTCTTCCGCGCCTTCTACGGTCTCACCTACCGAGCCACAGAGGCCCATCTCCAGGACCTCCTAGAGGGCCCCTTCCCCTCCCACCAGGCCCTGGCCGCCTATGCACAGAAACACCTGAACGAAGAGGTGCTGCAGGCGCTGCTGGAACGGCTGGTACAGGAAGTGGAAGCCCGGCTTCCCCAAGAGGAAGGGGAACCCCCCTTTTCTTGATGGACAGCACGGGGCTGGCCTACCGTAGCAAAGACACGGTGCTGCGCTGGCGCAGGGGGCAGGAGGAGCGGCGGATGCGGGGGCACAGCCGGCTTTTGGCCCTGGTGCGGTGGAGGAGGGGGCAGAAGCTTTTGGCCCCTTGGGGGGGCGGGGTGGGGCGGGCGTATGCCCCTGACCCGAGGCTTGGGGCGGGGGTGCTCCTGCGGTTTGGGCTGGGGGGCGGGGTGCTTTTGGGGGACGCGGGCTTTGACGGGAGGGAGGTGTGGGAGGTGGTGCGAGGGCTTGGGGTGTGGCCCCTGATCCGGCTGCGGGGAGGGGGAGAGGTGCGGGATGAGGTGCGGCGGGAGGTAGCGGCGAGGTGGGACGGGGAGGTGTATCGGAGGCGAGGGGTGGTGGAGGGGGTGTTTGGGGGGATGAAGACGCGTTTGCGGAGGGGTTATTTGCAGGAGCGGAAACCGCATACGGCCATGTGGCGGGCCTTTATGGAGTTCCTTGCCTACGGCCTGCGCATCCTGCTCACCCTGCTTCCCCCTCAGGGGGGGTACAAGGCGATTTACTAGGCAAGCCCAGCCCGGGGACCGGGTGGAGCTTCTCGCCGACACCTCCCGCCTCCACGCCTTTGAGGTGGAAAGCGACAAGACCATCGGCCACGCCCAGGAAAAGGCTACCGTGGCCCGCTAGCGCCGGGAAGGAGAAAGGGCGGGGAGGCCTTCCCCGCCCTTTATCATGGAAGGGTGAGCCGACGGGATAAGCCCTTTATTGGAGGCATTGCCAACGGAAACGCCGGCAGCAGAGCCCACCTAACCCGCTCCCCGATCCAGCCCTGGCGCTACCCAACCTCCCTGGAGGACCTATGAAACCCCTTCTCAACGCCCTCCTCCTGCTGGCCCTCATCCCCTCCCTCCTGGCCCTCAAACCCCGGCTCCAGGCCGAGCGCCCCGGCCCCGTGGTGCTGGTGATGGACGCGGAGGCGGTGCGGGAAGAAGCCCAAAGCCAAGGGAAAAGCCTCCTGGAGGTGCTCGAGGCCTACCGGGCCTTGGGGGTGGGGGGTGTGGCCTTCCCGGAGCGTTTTGTCAAGGACTGGGTAAGCCAAGGGGCCCTCGTCTACCGAAGCGGAAGGGAGCTCCTGGAGGCCGGTTTGCCCGCCAAACCCGGCTGGTTCTACCTCAAGGGAGAGCCCTGGCTTGTGGACTACCTGGCCCAAGCCTACCACCTGCCCACCGAACGGCTTGGCCCCTGGCTGGGCTTCCCCTTGGATGTCCAGGCCTTTCCCGCCTTTTATCCCCTGGAGGAGATCCGGGCCGCCAAGGAGGCGGGCTTCTGGGTGGCGGTGCGCCCCATCAACCAGCGCCACCGGCGCCTGGACCCCTCCTTGCCCATCGTCCCCCAGGAGGCGGAGGCGGTGGCCTTCGCTGGCCTCGAGGCCCTGGGCCACCCTTACCGCCTGGAGGAAGCGAAGGCGCTCGTCCCGGTCCCCGTGGCCCTCATTGAGGGAACGCCCCAGCCGGGGCTCACCGCCTACCGGGAGAAGGGCCTCCTTAGGCTCTTCAGCCTGCGCTACGAGTGGCAACTCACCCTGTCCCCCGAGGAGGCCGCGGACAAGTACGTGCTGGCCGCCCGGGAACGGGGCCACCAGCTCCTCTACCTCCGGCCCTACCCCTACCGCCAGGACACGGAACGCTTCCTCAAGGGGATCCTGGCGGGCCTAGAGGCCAGCCACATCCCCCTGGGCCAACCCAAGGTTCGGGGATTCGCCCCAAGCCCCCTTCGCCATGCCGCCTGGGTGGGGGTGGCCTCGGGGCTCCTCCTCCTGGCCCTGGGGCTTCCCGTCTACGGGCCCCTGGTGGCCTTTTTCCTCCTCCTCCTGGCCCTGGGCTACGCGGGAAGCCAGGCGGGGGCCCTGCTCGCCGCCTTGGTCTTCCCCGTCTTGGGCTTCCTCGGCCCCAGGAACGGCCTATGGATGTGGGGGCGCACCCTGGGCTACGCCCTAGCAGGGGCGGTCTTCCTCTCGGCCCTGGGCTCCACCCCGGAGACGGTCCTGGGCCTGGAGGCCTTCCGCGGGGTCTCCCTCACCCTCCTGATACCCCCCCTCCTGGTGGCCCTGAGCTTCCTGGGGCGGGACTTCCGGGACACCCTCACCCGGCTTTTCCACCACCCCTTGCGCCTGGGGGAGGTGGCCCTCGCCGCCTTGGCCCTCCTCCTCCTCGTCCTCGCCCTTCTGCGCCGGGGCAACGAAGCCCCCTTGGTGCCGGAGCTGGAGCTTAAGCTGAGAAGCCTGCTCCAAGACCTCATGGTGCGCCCTCGCTTCAAGGAGGTCTTTGGGCACGCCCTTTTCCCCCTGGCCCTCCTCCTCCCCTGGCCCCGGTGGGTTCAAAACAGCCTTCTCTTCCTGGCAGCCCTTGGGGTCGCCTCCATCCTCAACACCTTCAGCCACTTCCACACGCCCCTTATCATCTCCTTCTTCCGGGTGGTGAACGGAGCCCTCTTGGGCCTCCTCCTAGGGCTTCTTGGGGTTATGCTGGTAAGGAGGCTGCGGGCATGGTGGTTGGGGTAGCGGGGTACTACGGGTTCAAGAACGCGGGGGACGAGGCCATCCTCGAGGCCATCGCCCGGGAGCTGAAGGCCCGGGGGCACCAGGTCCTGGCCCTTTCCGGCGACCCCAAGCAGACCGCCAAGGAGCACGGCATCCGGGCCGCCCATCGCCTGAACCCCCTGGCCCTTCTCCAGGCGGACCTTTGGCTTTTGGGCGGCGGGGGGCTTTTGCAGGACGCCACCAGCTCCCTGAGCCTTCTCTACTACCTGTCCGTGCTCCGGGCCGCCCGCTTTTTCCGCAAGAAGGTGGTGGTCTTCAACCAGTCCCTCGGCCCCCTGAGCCCCTGGGGGGAAACCCAGGTGAAGCGGGCCCTCCGGGGGGTACCCCTCATCCTTCGCGACCAGGACTCCTGGGAATACGCCAAGCGCCTGGGCCTATCCCCCATCCTGGGGGCCGATCCCGCCCTCCTCCTCACCCCACCCCCGGTCAAGCGGGAGGAGGACCTGGTCCTGGTGATCCCCCGAGCCGGGGTAGACCCCGAGGCCCTCAAAAACCTCTACATCACCGCCAACCACCTGGTGCACGAGGGGAAAAGGGTGCTGGTCCTTTTGCTCCAACCCGGCTACGACGACGAGGCGGCCAAGGTGTTCTACCTCCACCGCATCGAGGCCACCTCGGACCCCAGGCGGGTCCTTTACCTGGCGGCCCAGGCGGGGTACGTGATCTCCATGCGCCTGCATGGCCTGATCCTGGCGGCCGCCGCCGGCACCCCCTTTGCCGCCCTTTC
This window encodes:
- a CDS encoding respiratory chain complex I subunit 1 family protein yields the protein MTALLALLLAPLFSGTLKWLKARLTHRQGPSPLLEYRNLAKLGRKVWVAPYPTTPLFLLGPIMALLGALGALALLPVLPGLAFKGDFLLALYLLGLGRFFQMLAALDAGSAFGAQGSYREGVVTVLAEPGTLMALAGVVLLGEGFSLSGLPQLGVENSLVLLLALASLALALLAEGARMPVDDPTTHLELTMIHEAQLLDHSGPLLALYELAGSLKMLFYAGLMSLLLPGPKPLVFLGVVGAWILALAYLETYGVKLRYLRLPDFLSYNTLFGVLALLGAIWRF
- a CDS encoding complex I subunit 5 family protein; translated protein: MGWAWGWGAPYLYLLLLGALTLGLVPYLPPYLAHHPRKAHLYGLLFPLFLATMAGVALASPGFGFLFLWEGMALLGYLLIALEGPGALVGARAFFLASRLSGIGLYLAFLGHGYLGTDWVWAGLLLGFGVKAALFPFHAWLPQAHPVAISPVSALLSGAMTKLGLLGLYQSQYWFGPPPPWVGWALVLLGLLGAVYALVRGLGEEDLKGALAYSSVENLGLMLSALGAYFLKPSPLLLGAFFLHQVAHALFKGLLFLGAGALEERRISHLGGLFRKAPELGALALWGMGVGAGLPPGPVFLAEWQLYQGFLQGTFLVPLAAGALALVGALALYFYVRLFGLAFLGLPRGEAGLFWTKGMRLGLGTLAGLLLLLALAPGVVLDPLRVPTYPNGLLLVLLGLLAGAFYRGVQRMPHRAYGTWDCGFQPLTPRMQPNGLGFAEPALRLFPFLRLRVGEYPRLEEPLAGVYALLGRAYGRLAALVQTLQSGSLHLYLLLQLLALVVVLGVVLL
- the mscL gene encoding large conductance mechanosensitive channel protein MscL, with translation MLKGFRDFLLRGNVVDLAVAVIIGGAFGQVVNSLVADVLTPLIGALGGAPDFSAIKLGPIALGKFINAVVNFLVVGAALYFLVVAPMQELEKRRKKAEEAAPPPPPEPPEEVKLLREILSELRRRA
- a CDS encoding proton-conducting transporter membrane subunit codes for the protein MLYLLVFLPLLVFLARRETPLLVRLSVLVPVLSLLLAPFLLGRAAGPFRLDGVGLFYLLLTDLIYGLVALFARGYFPREEAWRFYWAGALFLASAHGAYLAHNLGMLWVFVEGSTLASALLVYHKGGARALEATWKYLMLGSVGIAMGLIGVILVYALVGGATLDWGEVRSLVATANPEGLKVAFALLLVGFGTKVGLFPMQAWLPDAHAEAPGPASALLSGTLLNVAFYALLRYTALMQAAGLFPFASGLLLAFGLLSLVFAALFLFGQKEYKRLLAYSSMEHMGLAVFALGLGLPWLALFHTLAHSLSKTLAFLGASGILALSHAKEVGRVGGLVLHTPALGVPFVLSLAALGGLPPFPLFFAEFKAVEVAMQWPWLGVSYLVGLGLAFAGLLYPMAQMGFGQGKPIGGRGWDLWLLWLLLFLLLLLGVFPPVGVFKALEVVLWRL
- a CDS encoding ArsR/SmtB family transcription factor, with product MPSALHRYKAAFFKALAHPLRLAILDALREGERSVSALQRELGVEQSLLSRQLALLRERGLVEARREGQMVYYRTRDPEVYAFLDLGRRIFERHLEAERERLDSLREEA
- a CDS encoding hydrogenase-4 subunit G → MEAVKEALQEGRPVAYFPYGEGALLLVERQRGLEAFPLGQGRRLPSLASEFPALDWFERALWERGWQLVGHSGLKPLRRHDLAYAFREFPHLHEVPVGPVHAGIIEPGHFRFSVLGERILNLEIRLGYQHRGLLGIMPGKGPEAALLLAERAGSEPVAHALAFAEAWEGALGVEVPPRARYLRRAALELERAFGHLGRLAGLFTDIGYAYGATQVGRVRALLQGEIDRLTGHRYGRNFIRVGGVWREGGPDLEALSRYKRELAWLLPRLLKHPQVLDRMRYVGVVRRVEALALGFVGPTARASGVVRDLRQDDALYPAFVPVVRQGGDVLSRAQVYAEEALQALELAQRFLRQRPEGPLAVEVEAGDGEGMARVEAGRGEVFWFVRLEGGRVVQAEGVDPSFKNWRALELAVRGEGLPDFPLCNKSFDLSYAGNDL
- a CDS encoding DUF5693 family protein encodes the protein MKPLLNALLLLALIPSLLALKPRLQAERPGPVVLVMDAEAVREEAQSQGKSLLEVLEAYRALGVGGVAFPERFVKDWVSQGALVYRSGRELLEAGLPAKPGWFYLKGEPWLVDYLAQAYHLPTERLGPWLGFPLDVQAFPAFYPLEEIRAAKEAGFWVAVRPINQRHRRLDPSLPIVPQEAEAVAFAGLEALGHPYRLEEAKALVPVPVALIEGTPQPGLTAYREKGLLRLFSLRYEWQLTLSPEEAADKYVLAARERGHQLLYLRPYPYRQDTERFLKGILAGLEASHIPLGQPKVRGFAPSPLRHAAWVGVASGLLLLALGLPVYGPLVAFFLLLLALGYAGSQAGALLAALVFPVLGFLGPRNGLWMWGRTLGYALAGAVFLSALGSTPETVLGLEAFRGVSLTLLIPPLLVALSFLGRDFRDTLTRLFHHPLRLGEVALAALALLLLVLALLRRGNEAPLVPELELKLRSLLQDLMVRPRFKEVFGHALFPLALLLPWPRWVQNSLLFLAALGVASILNTFSHFHTPLIISFFRVVNGALLGLLLGLLGVMLVRRLRAWWLG
- the csaB gene encoding polysaccharide pyruvyl transferase CsaB translates to MVVGVAGYYGFKNAGDEAILEAIARELKARGHQVLALSGDPKQTAKEHGIRAAHRLNPLALLQADLWLLGGGGLLQDATSSLSLLYYLSVLRAARFFRKKVVVFNQSLGPLSPWGETQVKRALRGVPLILRDQDSWEYAKRLGLSPILGADPALLLTPPPVKREEDLVLVIPRAGVDPEALKNLYITANHLVHEGKRVLVLLLQPGYDDEAAKVFYLHRIEATSDPRRVLYLAAQAGYVISMRLHGLILAAAAGTPFAALSYDPKVAAFAKETGAYYQELPGDPIKLSKAAMYGRYPDWEKVAALKERARQSLDLALGEASPVKKPHGHG